In Strongyloides ratti genome assembly S_ratti_ED321, scaffold srae_chrx_scaffold0000002, a single window of DNA contains:
- a CDS encoding Kinesin-like protein KIFC3, translated as MVYKTSTLLHSPSADKDCLQNLSAYSLSSSNTSIHELSSDSGCSSSSQPISTECCHVDGLCQKYRFILENIEEKNNLIKNLEYIIDEQETEIASLKKFLNKHSITYDKSYQVLGGDSQHGEYGEQKVLKGISYLSLDFAKLSDENLELKKNLQKAEKELDRLKLTNNMTFAQIPIMVDKEVQDDREYKNIKEKNKLPFDLSIYKKDILSKITNFKNEKDEFEKAKNQLLRETNNLMRQETNKIIELFMTTLNNLSKNYKKEIERRKKLHDEIVKLKGNIRVFCRIRPFNTGEEYDKNLITTDPYDVDQLTITNDNGSNKKYSVDKVFKEIDDQENIYNEISPVVTSCIDGKNVCIFAYGHTGSGKTYTMDGPDSNPGIVKRAISELFKILDDQKEILESKITVSMIEIYNEKIRDLFSPGGDNLMLKLGENGKQEIRGLSEQEVTNVNNVEDLIKLGRKNRCVASTAANETSSRSHSITLVNVITKNKITNVECKGKLNLIDLAGSERVSKSQVVGQQLKETQCINKSLSELGNVVLALRAKASHVPYRNCLLTRLLEDSLQGDSKTLMIVQITKNKKYLSEAISSLTFADKISKVSIKGSSSKSRTNTSTLSLIENAERKKYRKSISDVTIESDISFKTDSS; from the exons atGGTATATAAAACATCAACATTGTTACATTCTCCATCAGCTGATAAAGATtgtttacaaaatttaaGTGCTTATTCATTATCATCCTCTAATACATCTATTCATGAATTATCTTCTGATAGTGGTTGTAGTAGTTCTTCACAACCAATATCAACAGAATGTTGTCATGTTGATGGATTATGTCAAAAATATcgttttattttagaaaatattgaagaaaagaataatcttattaaaaatcttGAATATATAATAGATGAACAAGAAACAGAAATTGCTTcacttaaaaaatttcttaataaaCATTCAATTACATATGATAAAAGTTACCAAGTTTTAGGTGGTGATTCACAACATGGAGAATATGGTGAACAAAAAGTTCTTAAAGGTATTTCATATTTATCTTTAGATTTTGCCAAATTAAGTGATGAAAATTtggaattaaaaaaaaatttacaaaaagcAGAGAAGGAACTTGATAGATTAAAACTTACAAATAATATGACATTTGCGCAAATACCAATTATGGTTGATAAAGAAGTTCAAGATGATAGagagtataaaaatattaaagaaaaaaacaaattaccATTTgatttatctatatataaaaaagatatattatcaaaaataacaaattttaaaaatgaaaaa gATGAATTTGAAAAGGCAAAAAACCAGTTATTAAGAGAGACAAACAATTTAATGAGACAAGAGaccaataaaataattgaactTTTTATGACAACTTTAAATAATCTATCAAAGAATTACAAAAAAGAGATTGAGCGCAGGAAGAAATTACATGatgaaattgttaaattaaaaggaAATATTAGAGTTTTTTGTAGAATAAGACCATTTAATACTGGTGAAGAGTATGATAAAAATCTTATCACAACTGATCCTTATGATGTTGATCAACTTACTATAACAAATGACAATggttcaaataaaaaatatagtgttgataaagtttttaaagaaattgatGATCAAGAAAAT atatataatgaaattaGTCCAGTTGTGACAAGCTGTATTGATGGTAAAAATGTATGTATTTTTGCTTATGGACATACTGGAAGTGGAAAAACATATACAATGGATGGTCCTGATTCTAATCCAGGAATTGTTAAAAGAGCAATATctgaattatttaaaattttagatgatcaaaaagaaattttagaAAGTAAAATAACAGTTTCAATGATTgaaatttataatgaaaaaataagaGATCTTTTTTCTCCTGGAGGtgataatttaatgttaaaactAGGTGAAAATGGTAAACAAGAAATAAGAGGTTTAAGTGAACAAGAAGTTACAAATGTTAATAATGTTGaggatttaataaaattgggAAGAAAAAATAGATGTGTTGCATCAACAGCAGCTAATGAAACATCTTCTAGGTCCCATTCAATAACATTAGTTAATgttataactaaaaataaaataactaatGTTGAATGTAAAGGaaagttaaatttaattgatttaGCAGGTTCTGAACGTGTATCAAAGTCTCAAGTTGTAGGACAACAATTAAAAGAAACacaatgtataaataaatcattatcTGAATTGGGAAATGTTGTTTTAGCTTTACGTGCCAAAGCTTCACATGTACCATATAGAAATTGTTTATTAACAAGATTATTAGAAGATTCTTTac aAGGTGATTCTAAAACATTAATGATTGTACAGATTACAAagaataagaaatatttatcgGAAGCAATTAGTAGTTTAACGTTTGCAGATAAAATCAGTAAAGTATCTATTAAAGGATCAAGTAGTAAAAGTAGAACAAATACCTCAACCCTTTCATTAATTGAAAATGCCGAAAGGAAGAAGTACAGAAAATCTATAAGTGATGTTACAATAGAAT
- a CDS encoding Ras-related protein Rab-7a, which translates to MSVGDRRKSLLKIVILGNSGVGKTSLMNQYVKQKFTNQYKATIGADFLTKDIRIDDRLVTMQIWDTAGQERFQSLGVAFYRGADCCVLVYDVTDTASFRQLDSWRDEFLIQANPRNPESFPFVLIGNKIDLPNHAVTEQRARKWCESKNGIPYYQVSVKEGTNIDEAFNEIVRNALQRENTDVHDFPEYDDQIRLSDRSNNKNNGGSCNC; encoded by the exons aTGTCTGTTGGTGATCGtagaaaaagtttattaaaaattgtcatTCTTGGCAATTCTGGTGTTGGTAAAACTTCTTTAATGAATCAATatgtaaaacaaaaatttaccaATCAGTATAAAGCTACTATTGGAGCTGATTTCTTAACTAAAGACATCAGAATTGATGATAGACTTGTGACAATGCAG attTGGGATACAGCTGGTCAGGAAAGATTTCAATCACTAGGAGTTGCTTTTTATCGTGGAGCTGATTGTTGTGTTCTTGTCTATGATGTAACTGATACTGCCTCATTTAGACAACTTGATTCATGGAgagatgaatttttaattcaagCAAATCCTAGAAATCCTGAAAGTTTTCCTTTTGTTTTAATtggaaataaaattgatcTTCCAAATCATGCAGTAACAGAACAACGTGCTAGAAAATGGTGTGAATCAAAGAATGGAATACCATATTATCAGGTATCTGTTAAAGAAGGAACAAATATTGACGAGGCATTTAATGAAATTGTAAGAAACGCTCTCCAACGTGAAAATACAGATGTACATGATTTTCCAGAGTATGATGATCAAATTCGCCTTAGTGATAGAAGcaacaacaaaaataatgGAGGAAGTTGCAACTGCTAA